One window of the Runella slithyformis DSM 19594 genome contains the following:
- a CDS encoding response regulator transcription factor: MDKIKLVIADDHNLFRKGMTAMLNQINDFELIGEAANGKELLDLLSITTPDIALLDLQMPVMDGVETTEHIQVQFPHVKVIIVSMHEEDRFIIHLLEKGVNGYLLKDSEPGEVENAIRRVMSDGYYYSDFVSKALHRKVITRATPPVPLFNSKVQISPREMEVLQLLCEGLSTLEISEKLFVSPRTVEGHRLRLLEKTGTKNTAGLVAYAFKNDLL; encoded by the coding sequence ATGGATAAAATCAAACTTGTAATAGCAGACGACCATAACCTTTTTAGAAAAGGAATGACCGCTATGTTGAATCAGATCAATGATTTTGAATTAATTGGGGAAGCTGCTAACGGCAAAGAGCTGTTAGATCTGCTTTCTATAACGACTCCCGATATTGCGTTATTGGACCTGCAAATGCCCGTCATGGATGGGGTAGAAACGACCGAACATATTCAAGTGCAATTTCCGCATGTGAAGGTTATCATCGTTTCCATGCATGAAGAAGACAGATTCATTATTCACCTGCTGGAAAAAGGGGTCAATGGTTATTTACTTAAAGACTCTGAGCCAGGAGAGGTAGAAAACGCCATTCGCAGGGTTATGTCTGATGGGTATTATTACAGTGATTTTGTTTCAAAAGCCCTGCACCGTAAGGTCATAACCCGAGCCACACCGCCGGTTCCGCTCTTTAACAGCAAAGTACAGATATCGCCGAGAGAAATGGAGGTATTGCAACTTCTGTGTGAAGGACTTTCTACGCTCGAAATCAGCGAAAAACTGTTTGTCAGTCCTCGTACGGTTGAAGGTCACCGGCTACGACTGCTTGAAAAGACCGGTACCAAAAATACGGCGGGGCTGGTCGCCTACGCGTTTAAAAACGATTTGCTCTAA
- a CDS encoding fatty acid desaturase family protein: MKQKNQIRFVNKDKNQFFPTLKKRVDAYFQEKNLSKNSNGTLIVKTAVLTAMYLVPFALLLWLQPPLGISLLLWFIMGLGLAGLGMSVMHDANHGAYSKNPATNYWIGNIYLNMLGGSTFNWNLQHNVLHHMYTNVVHVDEDINDKLVLKFSPHTPVKSFHQLQWVYAFFFYGILTLYWVLAKDYVQFIGFTRSGVNKDSRAQNAVTLLKITLVKIIYFAIIIGVPTMVFQIPTGEVIAGFLVMHFVGGVILTTVFQLAHAVEGTSHPLPDEKGVIENDWAIHQLNTTVNFSRNNKWLSWYVGGLNFQVEHHLFPKIAHVHYPELAPIVKETAEEFGIPYLENPSFGVALRSHIANLHQLGRLPDLNEAIG; the protein is encoded by the coding sequence GTGAAACAAAAAAACCAAATTAGATTTGTTAATAAGGACAAAAATCAATTTTTTCCTACTTTAAAGAAAAGAGTTGACGCCTATTTTCAGGAAAAGAACCTCTCGAAAAACAGCAACGGCACCCTGATTGTTAAAACAGCGGTACTTACAGCTATGTATTTAGTACCCTTTGCACTTTTACTGTGGCTACAACCTCCTTTGGGAATCAGCCTTTTGCTGTGGTTTATTATGGGACTTGGCTTGGCAGGGTTGGGTATGAGCGTCATGCATGATGCTAACCACGGAGCCTATTCCAAAAACCCGGCGACAAACTACTGGATCGGCAATATTTACCTTAACATGTTGGGCGGCTCTACCTTTAATTGGAACCTGCAACACAATGTGCTGCACCACATGTACACCAACGTGGTCCACGTAGATGAAGACATAAATGACAAATTGGTCTTAAAATTCTCTCCCCATACCCCGGTCAAATCCTTCCATCAATTGCAGTGGGTGTACGCATTTTTCTTCTACGGGATTCTGACGCTGTATTGGGTGTTGGCTAAAGATTACGTACAGTTTATCGGCTTTACGAGAAGTGGCGTTAACAAAGATTCCAGAGCACAGAATGCCGTAACACTGCTCAAAATCACACTGGTAAAGATCATTTATTTCGCCATTATTATCGGTGTACCAACGATGGTATTTCAGATACCCACGGGAGAAGTGATCGCCGGATTTCTTGTTATGCACTTTGTGGGCGGAGTCATCCTGACCACAGTATTTCAGCTGGCCCATGCCGTAGAAGGAACGAGCCACCCCCTTCCCGACGAAAAAGGAGTCATTGAAAATGATTGGGCCATTCATCAGCTCAATACAACCGTCAATTTTTCACGCAATAATAAATGGCTGTCATGGTACGTAGGCGGGCTGAATTTTCAGGTAGAACACCACCTGTTTCCCAAGATTGCGCACGTGCATTATCCGGAATTAGCCCCAATCGTGAAAGAAACAGCGGAAGAATTTGGGATTCCATATTTGGAAAATCCATCGTTCGGAGTAGCATTGCGATCGCACATTGCCAATCTGCACCAACTTGGCCGCCTTCCGGACCTAAATGAAGCCATTGGATAA
- a CDS encoding bifunctional UDP-N-acetylmuramoyl-tripeptide:D-alanyl-D-alanine ligase/alanine racemase, which produces MTATIFQTSPIATDAVYLLTDSRQLIFPQQTLFFAIKGVRHDGHQFITDLYQKGVRQFVVEQNSLTDSLLTTLESFENTQIWTVESSLKALQDVAKQHRAQFDIPVIGVTGSNGKTIIKEWLGQLLSADYRIAKSPKSYNSQIGVPLSVWQLNDTHTLGIFEAGISQLHEMKSLQEIIQPSIGIFTNIGSAHDEGFRSRKQKVTEKLRLFTQCKQLIYRADYSDIDEEIRLILKSVNPKCELISWGSAENALVKAEWHQDTDQTYIVLNSVLEHYDNQLFAIPFTDEASVENCIHCLILMLTLGIPSTEIRQRVARLRPISMRLELKEGINNCYLIDDTYNNDLVGLTIALNFLSQQEQRPHKMAILSDLLQTGQKEEELYTQINTLLQQKGVQQLIAIGAAFVRNAHWIQVEASYFADTDDFLTKFPLQSFNNSLVLIKGARPFQFERIVHRLQQKVHGTVLEINLDALTHNLNFYRSRVGNDTKIMVMVKAFAYGNGSAEVAQLLQFHRVDYLAVAYTDEGVLLRQNGIELPIMVMNPTASTFDKLIEYKLEPEIYSHKILDEWLNFQPTLPLSDEEIDAVYPQVPIHLKLDTGMHRLGFTQADLPLLLYQLQQNPSLKVASVFSHLAGADEAVHNEFTRQQFELFSSGAELLEQTLGYRPLRHLLNSAGIVRFPEYKLDMVRLGIGLYGVEVNRLEQRSLQQIGTFKTVVSQVKHLLPGDTIGYGRMGVLEKESFIATIALGYADGYDRRFSKGIGKVLINGALCPVVGNVCMDMTMVDATGVNVQEGDEVIIFGNDLPISQLADQIGTIPYELLTGISERVKRVFYKE; this is translated from the coding sequence ATGACCGCAACCATTTTTCAAACCTCGCCGATTGCTACCGATGCAGTGTATTTGCTGACCGACAGCCGGCAATTGATTTTCCCCCAACAGACCCTATTCTTTGCCATTAAGGGCGTAAGGCACGACGGTCATCAGTTTATTACAGATCTTTATCAAAAAGGCGTTCGACAATTTGTAGTGGAGCAAAACTCGTTGACAGATTCACTGCTGACCACTCTTGAATCGTTTGAAAATACCCAAATTTGGACCGTAGAAAGTAGCCTTAAAGCCCTACAGGATGTTGCCAAGCAGCACCGGGCCCAATTTGACATACCGGTCATCGGCGTTACGGGCAGTAATGGCAAAACTATCATCAAAGAGTGGCTGGGCCAATTACTCAGCGCTGACTATAGAATTGCAAAAAGTCCCAAAAGTTATAATTCACAGATCGGTGTGCCGCTATCGGTGTGGCAGCTGAATGATACGCATACTTTGGGGATTTTTGAGGCGGGGATTTCACAACTCCACGAAATGAAATCCCTACAGGAAATCATTCAGCCATCCATCGGTATCTTTACCAACATCGGCTCCGCGCACGATGAGGGCTTTAGAAGCCGTAAGCAGAAAGTAACCGAAAAGTTGCGTCTTTTCACTCAGTGTAAACAACTTATCTACCGCGCTGATTACTCTGATATTGACGAAGAAATTCGTCTGATCTTAAAATCCGTTAATCCCAAATGTGAACTCATCAGTTGGGGCTCCGCTGAAAACGCGTTGGTAAAGGCCGAGTGGCACCAAGACACCGACCAAACTTACATAGTGTTGAACTCGGTCTTGGAGCATTATGATAATCAACTTTTTGCCATACCATTTACGGATGAAGCTTCTGTAGAAAACTGCATTCATTGCCTGATTTTGATGCTCACACTTGGCATTCCATCGACAGAGATCCGGCAGCGGGTAGCACGCCTGCGGCCGATCTCCATGCGACTTGAGCTGAAAGAAGGCATCAACAATTGCTATTTGATTGATGATACGTATAACAATGACTTAGTGGGGCTAACGATTGCGCTCAATTTTTTAAGCCAGCAGGAACAACGGCCACATAAAATGGCTATTTTATCCGATCTGCTGCAAACGGGGCAAAAAGAAGAAGAACTTTACACCCAAATCAACACGCTGCTTCAACAAAAGGGCGTTCAGCAACTGATTGCCATCGGCGCAGCGTTTGTGCGAAACGCTCATTGGATTCAGGTAGAAGCAAGCTATTTTGCCGATACCGACGATTTTTTGACCAAGTTTCCTCTTCAGTCCTTCAATAACAGCTTGGTGCTGATCAAAGGTGCCCGTCCGTTTCAATTTGAACGTATCGTGCATCGCCTGCAACAGAAGGTCCACGGGACGGTATTGGAAATCAACCTGGACGCGCTTACGCACAATCTCAATTTTTACCGTAGCCGGGTGGGGAATGACACCAAAATCATGGTCATGGTCAAGGCCTTTGCCTATGGGAACGGGAGCGCAGAAGTGGCCCAACTATTACAGTTTCATCGAGTGGATTATTTGGCCGTAGCCTACACCGACGAAGGCGTGCTTTTACGTCAAAACGGGATTGAATTACCTATTATGGTAATGAATCCTACAGCATCTACCTTTGACAAACTGATTGAATATAAATTGGAGCCGGAAATCTACAGCCATAAGATTTTGGATGAATGGCTAAATTTCCAACCCACCCTTCCTCTTTCCGATGAAGAAATTGACGCTGTCTACCCGCAAGTGCCCATTCACCTCAAGCTCGATACCGGTATGCACCGATTGGGATTCACCCAAGCTGATCTGCCCTTGTTACTTTACCAATTACAGCAAAATCCATCGCTGAAAGTTGCCTCTGTTTTCAGTCATTTGGCAGGTGCAGATGAAGCGGTCCACAATGAGTTTACGCGGCAACAATTTGAGCTTTTTAGTTCGGGGGCTGAACTGCTTGAACAAACGCTTGGGTATCGACCGTTGCGCCACCTGCTCAATTCGGCCGGAATCGTACGTTTTCCGGAATATAAACTGGACATGGTTCGGCTGGGAATCGGCCTTTACGGAGTAGAGGTCAATCGGCTGGAACAACGCTCATTGCAGCAAATAGGCACTTTTAAAACAGTGGTGTCTCAGGTAAAACACCTTCTTCCGGGCGATACCATCGGATACGGTCGCATGGGTGTACTTGAAAAAGAATCTTTTATCGCAACCATTGCGCTAGGCTACGCCGATGGCTACGACCGACGTTTCAGCAAAGGAATAGGAAAAGTGCTTATCAACGGGGCATTATGTCCGGTGGTAGGAAATGTATGCATGGATATGACCATGGTTGATGCGACGGGTGTAAACGTACAGGAGGGCGATGAAGTAATTATTTTTGGAAATGATCTGCCAATCTCACAATTGGCAGATCAAATCGGCACCATTCCTTACGAGCTTCTGACCGGAATCAGTGAGCGGGTCAAACGCGTTTTTTATAAAGAATAA
- a CDS encoding VOC family protein produces MRLGHITILVNDYDEAIAYYTQKLGFTLIEDTQLTEEKRWVIVAPEGSGNTGLLLAKAVNEAQKASIGNQTGGRVFLFLYTPDFWLTYKSLQRQNVDFAEEPRLESYGWVVVFQDLYGNKWDLLEDRE; encoded by the coding sequence ATGAGATTAGGACACATCACTATATTGGTCAATGATTATGATGAGGCCATTGCGTATTATACCCAAAAATTAGGATTTACACTTATTGAAGACACCCAACTGACGGAGGAAAAACGATGGGTGATCGTAGCTCCTGAGGGATCCGGAAACACAGGTCTGCTATTGGCTAAGGCGGTTAATGAAGCACAAAAAGCAAGCATCGGAAACCAAACCGGCGGGCGTGTTTTCCTTTTTTTATACACCCCCGACTTTTGGCTAACGTACAAAAGTCTACAGAGACAAAACGTTGATTTTGCAGAAGAACCGCGGCTTGAATCTTACGGATGGGTAGTGGTATTTCAAGACCTTTACGGCAATAAATGGGACCTTTTGGAAGACAGAGAATAA
- a CDS encoding TonB-dependent receptor, producing the protein MLTITEFSFAQISTSKKSLLLDTLYLKEVIISASRTAEPIMETPVTVERISSLQLQKQPSSEFISSLSRLKGVDVSQSSWLITSFSTRGFNSSKAERVVQLADYVDVTSPTASLYYGNWVGIGELDLESADIVYGANSALYGSNAFNGVLLMHSKDPFKYQGLSASLRGGNRSMIDGQIRWAKVLGNRWAIKFNANYFEADEFLSSNNAAIKRVTSGGLAGSDPLNNATGNPAGWNAINRYGDAGTTVTNAALTALNNNANYRIYTLGYTEAEMANWSESSGNPFKLFNNGKYKAGNYRLNPSLHWQISPKLRAVYEYKLAVSNGIFQSTSRYAQRGMKYDLHRIELKSDKWFVRAYTVFDYGGKAYDLNSLAGGLLNAPMAVGTQPNGNRYPTFAANYYALWNQVFTAARTTGLASGAVLPNVFAANPNGGVPTSYTLPQPIAGGQPIEAAQALASQLAAGVQLPVGSSYFNQLREQIVNGVGLIDVNGTKTVRGAAFANTARFWDISAQHEWTIEKLNIIAGASYRTHLLQSAGTLFSDGPNSPISPNTNDIQRRDRIVNWDGGAYGQLRYAVWQNRLKLAAAGRFDRFRNFGSRFSPRFSAVLSLGDNRQHNFRINYAQAYRQPAQLDQFIYLDFGTLLVAGNVEKGYQGLNAVSALPNGQPNPDFLKPITLKKIAPEQVNTWEIGYRAQLIKGLYVDMSFYRSWYNDFIGTLRFFGREDGEAPAGVPLPIASGDFAKPAADRTRGRLMQTWVNADRQVRTQGFMGSVEYFWNKKLNMNANYTWSHINENDVPGLIVGFNTPAHKVNIGIAGEPFKNTSYTVNYRHISGYTYFMPVDEGFINAFGTVDAQVNYRLPKVKSSLRLGGTNLMNTNAVQVYGAAAIGRVVYLGWTVEGI; encoded by the coding sequence TTGTTAACCATTACTGAATTTTCATTTGCCCAAATCTCTACGTCAAAAAAATCACTTCTTTTAGATACGTTATATCTCAAAGAAGTCATCATTTCGGCATCACGCACCGCTGAACCTATCATGGAAACACCCGTGACGGTAGAGCGAATTTCTTCTCTACAATTGCAAAAGCAGCCATCTTCAGAGTTTATTTCCTCTTTGTCGCGCCTCAAGGGCGTGGATGTGAGTCAGTCGAGTTGGCTGATCACGAGTTTCAGTACCCGTGGCTTCAACAGCTCTAAAGCGGAGCGCGTGGTGCAGTTGGCCGATTACGTAGATGTGACTTCCCCCACGGCGTCGTTATACTATGGAAACTGGGTAGGGATTGGCGAACTGGATTTGGAAAGTGCCGATATTGTGTATGGCGCCAACTCGGCGCTGTATGGCTCCAATGCCTTCAACGGGGTGTTATTGATGCACTCCAAAGACCCTTTCAAGTATCAAGGGCTTTCGGCTTCGCTGCGCGGAGGAAATCGTAGTATGATTGACGGTCAAATTCGCTGGGCCAAGGTGTTGGGTAATAGATGGGCGATTAAATTCAACGCTAATTATTTTGAAGCTGATGAATTTTTATCTTCCAACAATGCGGCGATTAAGCGTGTAACCTCGGGCGGATTGGCCGGTTCTGACCCCCTTAATAACGCGACGGGGAATCCTGCGGGATGGAATGCCATTAATCGGTACGGCGATGCCGGGACAACGGTGACCAATGCTGCTCTGACGGCACTCAACAACAACGCCAATTATCGCATTTATACCTTGGGATATACAGAAGCAGAGATGGCCAATTGGTCCGAATCGTCGGGGAATCCGTTTAAGTTGTTTAATAACGGTAAGTATAAAGCGGGCAATTACCGCCTTAATCCCTCCCTGCATTGGCAAATAAGCCCCAAACTTCGGGCGGTGTATGAATATAAGTTGGCGGTAAGCAACGGTATTTTCCAAAGCACCAGCCGATATGCCCAACGCGGGATGAAATACGATCTGCACCGCATTGAGCTCAAATCCGACAAATGGTTTGTGCGAGCGTATACCGTTTTTGATTATGGCGGCAAAGCTTACGATCTGAATTCGCTGGCCGGAGGGTTGCTGAATGCACCGATGGCAGTCGGAACCCAACCCAACGGAAACCGTTATCCGACGTTTGCAGCCAATTACTATGCGCTTTGGAATCAGGTCTTTACGGCAGCGCGTACTACCGGGCTGGCCTCCGGGGCAGTACTTCCGAACGTGTTTGCCGCTAATCCCAACGGCGGAGTACCGACTTCGTATACCTTGCCACAGCCCATTGCAGGGGGGCAGCCCATTGAAGCCGCACAGGCATTGGCCTCGCAATTGGCCGCCGGAGTCCAGTTGCCCGTCGGTAGCTCTTATTTTAATCAGCTTCGCGAGCAGATTGTCAACGGCGTGGGCCTGATAGATGTTAACGGAACTAAAACCGTGCGCGGGGCGGCGTTTGCCAATACTGCCCGCTTCTGGGATATAAGTGCCCAACACGAATGGACGATCGAAAAGCTAAATATTATTGCCGGCGCTTCGTATCGCACTCATTTGCTGCAATCAGCCGGGACGCTTTTTTCTGACGGCCCCAATTCGCCCATCTCCCCCAATACCAACGACATTCAACGACGCGACCGTATTGTCAATTGGGACGGCGGGGCGTATGGTCAACTTCGCTATGCCGTTTGGCAAAATCGCCTGAAACTGGCGGCGGCCGGGCGCTTTGATCGCTTTCGAAATTTTGGCAGTCGTTTTTCACCGCGTTTTTCCGCAGTACTGTCATTGGGAGACAATCGGCAGCATAATTTTCGGATAAACTATGCACAGGCGTATCGCCAACCGGCTCAATTGGATCAGTTTATTTACCTTGATTTTGGAACACTGCTGGTAGCCGGAAATGTAGAAAAAGGCTACCAAGGCTTAAATGCGGTGTCAGCTTTACCGAACGGTCAGCCCAATCCGGATTTTCTTAAGCCCATTACCCTCAAAAAGATTGCTCCCGAGCAGGTCAATACGTGGGAAATCGGTTACAGGGCACAACTTATCAAAGGACTCTACGTAGATATGAGTTTTTATAGGTCTTGGTACAATGATTTCATCGGAACGCTTCGTTTTTTTGGTCGGGAAGATGGAGAAGCTCCTGCCGGTGTGCCACTGCCGATCGCCTCAGGCGATTTTGCCAAACCGGCCGCCGACCGTACTCGCGGCCGTTTGATGCAGACTTGGGTCAACGCCGACCGACAGGTGCGTACCCAAGGTTTTATGGGAAGTGTGGAGTATTTTTGGAATAAAAAGCTCAATATGAACGCAAACTACACATGGTCACATATCAACGAAAACGATGTGCCGGGCCTGATCGTAGGGTTCAATACACCCGCTCATAAAGTAAACATCGGTATTGCCGGGGAGCCTTTTAAAAATACATCCTACACCGTTAACTACCGACATATTAGTGGATATACGTATTTTATGCCCGTAGACGAAGGCTTTATCAATGCTTTCGGCACAGTAGATGCTCAAGTGAATTACCGTTTGCCAAAGGTAAAAAGCAGCCTTCGACTGGGCGGAACCAATCTAATGAATACCAATGCGGTACAGGTCTATGGAGCTGCTGCCATCGGAAGGGTTGTTTATCTTGGCTGGACAGTAGAAGGGATATAA
- a CDS encoding DUF4884 domain-containing protein: MKTTKTAVFAIALLTIWLSSCVRGPQQVYSTTNRNYTLDLLFEHEGCKVYRFKDGERFVYWTDCRGKVETAYQDTNKYGSQSVMIQNETTTADSNLVKRKQ, translated from the coding sequence ATGAAAACGACAAAAACCGCAGTTTTCGCTATTGCGTTACTGACAATTTGGCTTTCTTCCTGTGTGCGCGGTCCGCAGCAGGTTTATTCAACGACGAATCGAAATTATACGCTGGATTTGCTTTTTGAGCATGAAGGCTGCAAAGTGTACCGATTCAAGGATGGAGAACGTTTTGTGTACTGGACCGATTGCCGCGGAAAAGTGGAAACCGCTTATCAGGACACTAATAAATACGGGAGTCAGTCGGTGATGATTCAGAATGAAACTACCACGGCCGACAGTAACTTGGTCAAAAGGAAACAATAA
- a CDS encoding TerC family protein gives MDSLFTAEALISLLTLTFLEIVLGIDNIIFISIAANKLSRNDQPKARNIGLLLAMIFRVTLLFGISFIISLSEPFTHIDAGWFKAAFSGQSIILIVGGLFLLYKSTSEIHHKLEGVEEEVQKPKGSASNKLTGVVLQIALINVVFSIDSILTAIGLTSNVPVMIVSVVLSVIIMMLFSGPVGDFVNRHPSVQMLGLAFLIAIGFMLIAEGAHLAEVSFFNTHIGSVPKGYLYFAIAFSLLVEMLNIKMQKASKPVQLRDYKAQAEREGLLKDNGSK, from the coding sequence ATGGATTCTTTATTTACCGCTGAAGCACTTATCAGTTTATTGACCCTAACGTTTCTGGAAATCGTTCTGGGAATTGACAATATTATTTTTATTTCCATTGCAGCCAACAAACTTTCCCGCAATGACCAGCCTAAAGCCCGCAACATCGGCCTGCTACTGGCCATGATCTTTCGGGTAACGCTGCTTTTCGGAATCTCTTTCATCATTTCGCTGTCTGAGCCTTTTACGCACATCGATGCCGGATGGTTTAAGGCCGCTTTTTCCGGACAAAGCATCATTTTAATAGTGGGTGGACTGTTTTTGCTTTATAAAAGCACTTCCGAGATCCACCACAAACTGGAAGGCGTGGAAGAAGAAGTACAAAAGCCCAAAGGTAGTGCCAGCAACAAACTGACCGGTGTGGTATTGCAGATCGCACTTATCAACGTTGTCTTTTCCATCGACTCCATCCTGACCGCCATCGGCCTTACCTCTAATGTGCCCGTTATGATCGTTTCCGTAGTGCTTTCGGTCATTATCATGATGCTGTTTTCAGGACCGGTCGGCGATTTTGTCAACCGTCACCCATCAGTACAGATGTTGGGACTGGCCTTTTTGATCGCCATTGGATTTATGCTCATTGCCGAAGGAGCGCATTTGGCCGAAGTTTCTTTTTTTAATACGCACATTGGTTCAGTACCCAAAGGCTACCTGTATTTTGCGATTGCATTCTCGCTATTGGTAGAAATGCTGAATATCAAAATGCAAAAAGCCTCTAAACCGGTTCAACTTCGCGATTATAAAGCTCAAGCTGAGCGTGAAGGTTTATTAAAAGATAATGGCAGCAAATAG
- a CDS encoding methionine aminotransferase has protein sequence MESKLPNVGTTIFTVMSALATEHKAINLSQGFPDFDMPEALVRLTGEAMQKGYNQYSPMAGWMPLRESIAAKIQDLHGASVNPDTEITITPGGTYAIYTAFTAVLRPGDEVIVFEPAYDSYIPNIEVNGAVAVRIPLEFPTYRINWEEVRACITPRTRMIALNTPHNPTGSILRDHDIEQLRQIVEEFDLLIMSDEVYEHLIYDGQPHRSMLRYEDLRQRAFVCFSFGKAYHCTGWKMGYCVAPPTFTVEFRKIHQFNCFSCFTPAQVALAEHLKDSAEYKSISGFYESKRNYFGQLMQQTRFKPLPSYGSYFQLYYFNHLSDLSDKDFSIWLTKEHKVACIPVSAFYQESIDNGVVRFCFAKKEETLERAVERLVKVYPA, from the coding sequence ATGGAGTCAAAACTACCTAACGTCGGTACGACGATTTTCACAGTGATGTCGGCCTTGGCCACGGAACACAAAGCGATTAATCTTTCTCAGGGCTTTCCTGATTTTGACATGCCCGAAGCGCTCGTACGCCTGACCGGTGAAGCCATGCAAAAAGGGTATAACCAATACTCTCCCATGGCAGGCTGGATGCCGTTGCGGGAAAGCATCGCGGCCAAAATTCAGGATCTGCACGGTGCCTCCGTCAATCCCGATACCGAGATCACCATTACGCCCGGTGGAACCTACGCAATTTATACGGCGTTCACTGCGGTATTGCGTCCGGGTGACGAGGTCATTGTGTTTGAACCGGCGTACGATAGCTATATTCCCAATATTGAAGTCAACGGTGCAGTGGCGGTGCGTATCCCGTTGGAATTTCCGACTTACCGCATCAATTGGGAGGAGGTGCGCGCCTGTATTACGCCACGCACGCGGATGATAGCCCTCAACACACCGCATAATCCTACCGGCAGTATCCTGCGCGACCATGACATTGAGCAGTTGCGCCAAATCGTAGAAGAGTTTGACCTTCTGATCATGTCAGATGAAGTTTACGAACATTTGATCTATGACGGGCAGCCGCACCGGAGCATGTTGCGCTACGAGGACCTGAGGCAGCGGGCCTTTGTGTGTTTCTCTTTTGGAAAAGCATACCATTGCACGGGATGGAAAATGGGCTATTGTGTGGCACCGCCCACTTTCACCGTTGAATTTCGGAAAATTCACCAATTCAACTGCTTTTCCTGTTTTACTCCGGCACAGGTGGCCTTGGCTGAACACCTGAAAGATTCGGCCGAATACAAAAGCATTTCGGGTTTTTATGAAAGTAAACGCAACTATTTTGGGCAATTAATGCAGCAAACGCGTTTTAAACCTTTGCCGAGTTACGGAAGCTATTTTCAACTGTACTATTTCAATCACCTGTCCGACTTATCCGACAAAGATTTTTCAATATGGCTGACCAAAGAGCATAAAGTAGCCTGCATTCCCGTCTCAGCATTCTACCAAGAATCCATTGATAACGGAGTGGTACGTTTTTGCTTTGCCAAAAAGGAAGAAACCCTCGAACGGGCCGTGGAGCGATTGGTGAAGGTGTATCCTGCTTAA
- a CDS encoding C40 family peptidase, which produces MQKRFILLLVLLGFGQTIFAQTAKKDTLHTASVSAELLTFAKKHLSLRYRSGGTSKKGFDCSGFVRYCFSQFGFELPHSSAAQISHGVEVDVQKAKAGDLIFFKGHNATSARVGHVGMIVEVGSDYVKFIHSAWKGGVRYDFLNADYYRKRFVGIRRVIKESND; this is translated from the coding sequence ATGCAGAAAAGATTCATTTTACTTCTGGTACTTCTGGGTTTCGGTCAAACTATCTTTGCACAAACGGCTAAAAAAGATACGCTTCATACGGCTTCTGTGTCAGCTGAACTGTTAACATTTGCCAAAAAGCATCTTTCACTTCGCTACCGTTCCGGCGGCACTTCTAAAAAGGGGTTTGACTGTTCAGGCTTCGTACGCTACTGTTTTTCTCAATTCGGATTTGAGCTTCCCCACTCCAGTGCGGCTCAAATTTCCCATGGTGTTGAGGTAGATGTTCAGAAAGCCAAAGCCGGCGATCTGATATTTTTCAAAGGCCACAACGCCACCAGCGCACGCGTGGGCCATGTCGGTATGATCGTGGAAGTTGGTTCCGACTACGTTAAATTTATTCATTCGGCCTGGAAGGGCGGCGTTCGTTATGATTTTCTAAACGCCGATTATTACAGAAAGCGTTTTGTGGGGATTCGAAGAGTGATCAAGGAATCAAATGATTAA
- a CDS encoding ArsR/SmtB family transcription factor — protein MGLSKTEVFSEKDNRIADLGKAFAHPARVAILRLLASKKACICSDLVDELPLSQATVSQHLKELKRIGIIQGSIDPPRVCYCINEKVWEEAEQVFSGIFADFLKVGCC, from the coding sequence ATGGGACTTTCCAAAACTGAAGTGTTCAGCGAAAAAGACAACCGAATTGCAGACCTGGGCAAAGCCTTTGCGCATCCCGCACGGGTGGCGATTTTGCGGCTGTTGGCTTCCAAAAAAGCCTGCATTTGCAGTGATTTGGTCGATGAATTGCCGCTTTCACAGGCGACCGTTTCCCAGCATTTGAAGGAGCTGAAACGCATAGGTATCATTCAGGGAAGTATTGACCCGCCTCGGGTGTGTTATTGCATCAATGAAAAAGTATGGGAAGAAGCCGAACAGGTATTTAGCGGTATCTTTGCCGATTTTTTGAAAGTCGGTTGCTGTTAA